The genome window ttcaactttgtactactcaatcttcacaataatattataataccattataataacttattgcACCTGATAACTCatatacacataacatgttgatcatcgtcgtagaaaaattagaacaagataataatttgtataaaataagtcattgaataatattatttaaaatataatttgcgttaataaaaagagtttaatttttctaaggggttcacactcaacacaagaacacataAATTTCACAGCCATTTCTCATTAGGACATCAACTGatttatcaaacaaatataatccacagtaataattataaggataaaatgaaaatttcaaaaataccccaaaactcattccaattgatatttctaaggatccctacaatGTTCTTactaattcccaattgtgaataactcatcccttacctctgagcagACTCACGTGTTTTCAGCCAGTGAtagtaacatctctagcggttccctgagattctttcaattattcctccgactgctccgatagaattcccaaacgtcagagagacggagaaaagattgaaacctccacttgtactgtcttcatgcgattcctttttctcccaccaaaaatattatctcgaaaatcccaacggtggaagtgtgagaaatttaatttcgaacaacatatccaaatttcatgaaaatccaacggttaacgaaaccgagatcgtagttttaccgagacagttttgggtttctgcgggaaattaaaatgctataatgcgaagggttttcctctaagctgagatatgattttgaaattcccaacggtgagaatgttcgaAATTGGGTTGAGAACgtggtactcaaatttcacgacgatccaacggtgaacgagtccgagattgtcatttttctgagacaagtttggtgggctgcgaaaaaaagaaagagttttgaaaggagaaggggaaaaacgaaaataaggCAAAAAAAGGCACCttacttaacataactatttatatctacataactatttatacctagggtattcAGCCTAtcatttgctctatatttatttattttataaaaacaaattctattttactttctatcaaacaaataaataaataaaatatcctttttattttctcccaaatcattattttaattaataattatattttttatttatttatttataaaatcttatcatttttctaaaactctatttatttataaataacaatcctttttaatctagattaAAAAATTGGAATGTTACAGAGTTTATGTGAAGATGAAGTCTCATATTGAGTAAGAATGAACAAGTTGAGTAATATATAAGTGAGGAAAACTCACAAACACGATGTcttaaaattttagattaaaatatgaTATCAAATTCACTTGTATGGTTGATTTGTGATCCATTGATAGTAGTAAtgatcttcttaatattttatcccTCTTGGTTCCATAACAAGATCTCACTCTAATTCAAAAGAGAATTTTGTCTTATAATcttcaccatttttttttcttaccattGATTCATCGATCTTGACACAATATTAACTAATCATAAACTAATATTAGCACAATTATAACACGACAAGCACAATAGAAATGATAAGGTGACTTGGTGATTGGAAGAGGCACATATCCCACCAATATAACATAACAGACTTATTACTAATATTTGTTGATTAAAAAACAACAAGCATGATAAAAATCACCATATATTCCTCGAATCTAAACCTAAGCAAGCCactaataattttcttatttatcgTGTGTTTGGATAACtcctaatatttgaaaattataagtCTCACATCACCTTACAAGCTATTTTGTAAGATTGTAATTCATCACTAAAATAATTAGGCAAATGTTAATCACCGgataagaaactaaaaagaaaatttgaaattgtggTGCTTatctcctaaaaaaaattatgctgcttacaataaaaaatttctgttaATTTCTTAATCAGTATTCTAAGGATACATAATAGAAAAACTTAATAAAGTAAGCTAAATTAactcattttaagttttaacaaacCCCCGAATTCGTCCATCCAGtttgatattttttgtaattacttAAATTAGATACGTAAATAACCTTGAATAGTCATAACGTTACATGGAAGAAGAACCTTTTTGTGTCAGCTGCCAGCAAATGAAAAGTGGGAGAGGCCGAAATGATTACATCATGAATTTGAAAAGTAATAAAGTTTGCTAGGTTCTTCCAAGAGACGGGTCAGGCTTCGCGGCCCTTCTTGCAATTTTTCATATCTATGCACTTTTAGTGGGCCCATATAACTTGACACTAGATGGACCCATGCATATCTTATCTATAACCAATACCTTTTCTTGAGAGGCCTCTAGTCCAAGACAGAAGAATACAATTATACGTGggttaaaacaattttaattaattttaattttaatgatctcttttaattatataatacaaTTGAGATTAGTTTCTTAAAACTCTCCTTTCTCACCTCATATGcttacaaacacacacacacaacacacTTATATatagcacaattttttttacaccgagttaaacaaaaatcattatatgtataatttttaataaattattgatttacaatatcttttatactattaaatgttttatatgaatttgattaaaaaataaagctaAGCTAGTTAATGAGATTTAGAGAGAattcataaaaagaaagaacacattactattatttttagagtaaattataacatatttttaagatttcgtgaaattatatatattaatttttatcattaaggtaatctttattttttagaaaatgttagtataatattaatattattattattattattattattattattattattattattattattattattattattattattattattattattattattattattattattattattattattattattattattattattattattattattattattattattattattattattattattattattattattattattattatttgtgttgAATTGAATTTATCTACCCGGAAAATTGCAGCGTCCCGAAACGAAACGCTTTTCATCGAAGCAaaattttcttccaagaaaACATTGGGAGTTTGGGACACGTAATTTGTCAAAGTTGtgacaaataaaatatcatagaaCAAGCTTCATCGATGATCGATCAATGGATTATAGGACAGTTCGGTCCAAAATGTTGGTTCTTGAATATAGAAAAAATGGCAATAAGATATTTTACGTAGTAACCATTCTATCACTAATAATATACCACGTgtgtttattataaatatacatttttttctcttctacttACGCACACTTCTATTTAACTGctattccattatttttttattttttttactctgtgTGTAGATCGTGATTGAATTAGCGAACTTTAAAGAAGTAGTTTaccaatttaattatcaatccAATTTGaaactatataatatttaaaaggaatattacttatatttccttacatgaaaattcaaaagcaatatatatttattagggTAAGTTTgatagaaatgaaagaaaataagaaaggaaagaaaattttaaatttttgtctcatttaatcaattatttctcttttttatttttttattttctatccaatcaaacaaaaaaatgacattgtaatcagtgttttttttatctctttattttttcttttcttttcagtttCTTCTCTTCAAAACAGACTATTAGTATTCACTCTAAAAGAGAAGGTACCATAGTAACTTTTTAAAACTACAGACCATGTagacaataaaaaatagaagcaGAGGAATAAAAACTATGTATATATTCCACAGTTAATTTTGTAGCTTTTTTAATACGTAGATTTTACTAGTCACTCTTTAACTAGTTTTTCCTCTCTCTTGAAAGTaatgtattttcatatttagaAATCATGATGTAAAACTCCTGAAATGTAtacaaatatcttttttttgaaTACATAGATTACTAAAGTAAATCAGTGATAGATCCAAAGAAATTTAGTTGTGAgacaatacttatatatataaatcaaaccAGTGGGAACAAAACTGatattataacttaatttttttaattatattttaaaaataatatataacctatatatatatatatatatatatatatatatatatatatatatatatatatataattgtcccCACTCTCTCTCAAATGCATCCGtcctaaaaaaatttcttttccaaTAAGATTTTCTCTATAcacacaattaaaaattaaaattgaatctttGACAGTATGTTTATGAAACTTAGCTATCTAGTTAGCAACTATATTACATCTTATTATTTTCACAACTCTTATAGGCAGTGGTGAAGCGTGAGATAAGTTTTTGGAGGGGTcaaaatagttataattttaataaagcttctcaagtttattttttattgtgactTCTAAACTATCATATGCTActgaataaaataatgaaaaaaaataaatgtaaatattatgtgaatttttaaaaatacattatttgttTTACGTACATAAAACAATATATGCATTGGAATGCCTAACAAAATTCTCTaactttttcaacaaattaaagagaatataatatttttgctaAAATTATAACACAATTGGCACaaaaattttgtagaaaaatCACAAGAATACCACaaaataaataggaaaaatcTGCTTAAAAATCCAAAACTGTATTTTAAGTTATATTGGATAAGTTTTCATAATCGGtagtaaaatgaaattataaaatttatagaaaaatggattggaaaatgcaaaatatatatatatatatatatatatatatatatatatatatatatatatatatatatatatatatatatatatatatgtatgtatgtatgcgcGCGCGTGTTAGTGTTATATTAGTAAGGTTAATGTCATCACAAACAAAAActtaaagtttaatattaatataaaataatctctaataataataaagaaaatgattaaaaatatatgttttatattcatTCAATAACTATTAATatgcaaattaaaatttgtatactctattattcaaaatcattaattaattaaggaatAAATATCCTTAAAGAATATTggaaaacaatataaattttttattaatatctaataaaatttaaataattatatatatatatatatatatatatatatatatatataattaaattttgtaaaatttttgggGGGCCACCCTTCATGGAGAACTAAGCTCCGCCACTGCTCATACgatcaaatatatgttgaagtAAGTTGTGAGCCATTCTGATAAGCTTTCACTATCAATATTGGAATATTTTGTGAGCCAGTTTAATTAGATTAGAATCATCAAACTTTTGTCAACATATCTTAGTTTAAGTGAGAAGggtttaaaacttttaaatctGGTTTGATTCTAAAATTTGTGtatacaggaaaaaaaaaactatcaaaagCAGATTCTATTTTGCTTAGTTAAGAATACCCgtgaaaaacaaattaagaatattgcatcaaaactttgaataatattttgttttatttgccAATTAGTCAgcgcttatatatatatatatatatgtctttaTTCTTCGCCCACTTTTTCTTTGGGCTTAGTCCCtgtatttcaataaaattaaaaatatttttttaaaaaagtattcaGCGCTATACGTAGGTCACTATCACAAAAGTTCCTCTGACCAAGATAAAATATTCATATCACTCTTCCATGTTAACGCACGAATCtgttgatataaaattattttgacttcatcaTCAGGATTTCTCACGTGCGAgagaaagtaaaagaaagaaggagaaaaagaaatcattaaGAAGACAAAAGGAAATAGTCCACACCTTCCACGGCATGCACTAGTAGGTTCTTCTCCTATCTACCAAGTGGTAGTaggtgctatatatatatatatatatataaagagaagtGTGTAGAATATGAACCTGTTTAGCTAGGTAGacttttaagttattaattaatcatGGCTAATAATTATAGTGTGTTAGAGCTCAACCTTGGTTTAGGCAACAACAACGTTGGTGGTCATGCAGGGCAATCACCAAGGCAAAGGTGCCCCGCACCGTTTCTGTTGAAAACGTACGATTTGTTGGAAGAATTAGGTGAGAACATTGAAGATAGCACCAAAATTGTGTCGTGGAATGCAGAAGGAACTGGCTTTGTTGTGTGGTCTCCATCTGAGTTCTCTGAGCTCACCTTGCCCAGATATTTCAAGCACAACAACTTCTCTAGCTTCATTCGCCAATTGAATACCTATGTGAGTAATTACGTACTACTAACTATAGTAGCATGTTTGTCTATTTTGCCTAGGATGGAGATGTTGGAGTTCATCCATTggtttttttcccttttgtaacattttgattaaattattattgcTTTGAAGTTTAAAATAAGCTGAACTAATTATTAAGACACATTAATATTACTCTCTACTCGAATAGTACACCAAGTTATTGCATATCATATCTTCAGTTAGATGTTTCAGAACAAATGGATTTCCTTTCTCCATTTAATTGaagttgttatatatatatatatcaattttcttgaattagttttaccatatataaattaaggaaacatttataaagaaaaaaagcatcagccattgttttcttttaaaaatttacaatgtggAGTTAAAGGAAAAAGTGATAATATTGATCGATTAGAGGTCATATTTAgcacaaaaaaaatctttgttGCTCTCTAGTTTTTTCTGTTGTTTTCCATCTCCAGGTTCCCCTATACATTCTTCAAAACTAGGGGCGCTAGGTAGAGGAGCTCTATTGAAAATgaagtattgaaaaaaaaaacggatTAAAGTTAatgtattaataattaatattgattgTTCAAAGGCCATATTTAGTGATATATATGCTTTTGAGTTTTTCTTCTGCTTTTGTGGTTTGCTctcttgttttctttgttttttcccCCCCTACCTTCCACATTTCTTCTTTCAAAACTACGACGCTAGAGGAGTTCTATTTCTATACTGAAAAGGAAGTAtcgtagttttttcttttttattacgcGGAACTGAGGAAGTATTAATAATAGttaaacaaaacaaatcaaACCACGTGCATATAATGAAGGTCAAgtcaatgtatatatataagatgATGGTCAAATCagatatttttaactaaaagtcAAAATAGTTGTACTGCACATGCTACACTACTTCACTTGAGCACACAtaagttgaaaattttaaaaacattgctCACTGCGAACGATAGCATGCTGTACATTTGGTTAAAGAATTTTCAAAAGCTtatctttgacattttttatttatttatagagcAGCCGTTTGGTGTATATAATAACATGATGacgttgaataatatttttatatatgtttcatCAACTTGTGATGCTTCTACGTAATCTCGTACCAATCTACTTCAACcatcatatcatatataatataatttacggCATCTAAATTTAAGTTTCTATAAACCTAGCTAGCTCGCAATCCgtctataaaaaaacaattgcaAAATCATACTTGATTACGGGTAAGCTTCAACAATAAGTTATAGTATTAGAAAATTTCACAAGTTTATAATATATTGTAATATTTGTGAAGAGACAGGTCTCTGAGTAACGTATACTAGCCtcttattaaacaaaaatacttgGAAATAcgcaatatttttatatatagacatagtatttgtattaattaaagtaaaattataaatcggtttatatatatttgtcagTTGTCACAAGGTAAAGAAAGTGTTGATCTATTTATTTGTGTTAGCAGCGGTTTGGTTTGGTGtttgtttcatctttttctgatttttcaaaattacaaaacagggatttaagaaaatatcatcaaaaagaTGGGAATTCAAGCACGAGAAATTTCAGAGGGGTTGCAGGCACATGTTAGGTGAAATCACAAGGAAAAAGTGCGAGCCAAGTGTGTTTCCTGCATACCTCAAGTCTTCTTCTGAGGAAAATAATGCAACGAGTTCCACGGAAGAAAACAATGATCATCAACTACTTATGGAGGAGAACAAGAACCTAAAGAAGGAGAGATTAGAGCTGCAAGTGCAAATAGATGAATGCAAAGCACTTGAAATGAAGTTGTTGGAATGTCTCTCTCAGTTTATGGACACCCACCAAAATAAAGTTAGGAGACTATGttaattgataattattatttgatggaAATATATAGAGCTGTTTTAAGAGTTTTcatggattataattaataatgctagttttaatttaatgttcACGCTTCACTCATATTCAGCAAGTTGTAAACCCTAGTTAGCATTATCACAAAtaatgtatgaaaattaattagctAATAACCTAATATATATGTTCAGCTCTAAACCAAATGTTCTACTGAGACGCAGGCGCGAGTAATAATAAATTGCAAATTGGAGAAGAGTAACCGTCACATCGATTCTCAATGTATATCTGGATTTGGGCTTCACCACTTGTACATTTATCACACGAATGTTG of Glycine soja cultivar W05 chromosome 1, ASM419377v2, whole genome shotgun sequence contains these proteins:
- the LOC114417728 gene encoding heat stress transcription factor B-2a-like; protein product: MANNYSVLELNLGLGNNNVGGHAGQSPRQRCPAPFLLKTYDLLEELGENIEDSTKIVSWNAEGTGFVVWSPSEFSELTLPRYFKHNNFSSFIRQLNTYGFKKISSKRWEFKHEKFQRGCRHMLGEITRKKCEPSVFPAYLKSSSEENNATSSTEENNDHQLLMEENKNLKKERLELQVQIDECKALEMKLLECLSQFMDTHQNKVRRLC